Within Candidatus Peregrinibacteria bacterium, the genomic segment ACCGGTAGGGATCAAGGTATTAGAGGGCTTATAACTTCAGGCCTTGAGCTACTTACTATAGAGGATTTAACTTCTTTACCACACAATGGATGTAGAAAAAAGAAGCCAAGAAGGGTTTAATTATTATAAAATTTAACATTAATCAAATTGTCAACTTTCAGAGGGTCAAAGGCCAAAATATGTAGGAGGTTAGGTATTAACCTTTTCGGGTCAGCTAAGTACGAAAAGATTCTTACTAAAAAAGGGTATCCGCCTGGAGCTCATGGCCGTTCAAAGTTTTCTAAAAAATCTGAATTTGGAAGGCAGTTGGATGCCAAGCAAACAGCTAGATTTATGTTTAATGTAACTGAAAAGCAATTTGGACAATATTACAAAAAAGCTGATAAAATGCTCGGTGTAACCGGTGAGGAGTTAATCCGATTTCTAGAGAGAAGATTAGATAATGTTATATTTAGAGCAGGTTTTGCCATCACTCGTTTCCAATCAAGACAAATAGTTAGTCACGGGCTTGTGAAGCTAAATGGTAGGCGTGTTAATATACCTTCTATCAGTGTAAAAGAAGGTGACGAAATTGAAATAAGAGAAAGAAGCAAGAGTGTTAAACTTTTCGCTGAAAATCTCGAAACTAATAAAAAATATTCAGCTCCCGGTTGGCTGGTTGTAGACCAGAAAAAGCTAACAATTAAGATCAAGAGGCTCCCTGAAAAAGACGAGCTCGAACAAGCTATCGATAGCCAACTTATCGTTGAGTACTACTCTAAGTAATTTTAATAATTAATTTCAACCCTACTCTATTATGCATCAAATTCAAGAAGAAATCGGTATGCCAAAGATCACTCAAGTTTCGAGTGATGGTAATCGTGCCGTCTTCGAAATTGGACCATTGCCGACTGGATACGGAATGACACTTGGTAATTCACTAAGAAGAGTATTGATTTCATCTCTTCCCGGTAGCGCAGTGTCTGCAATTAAAATAAATGGAGTTGCGCATGAATACGCAGCTATAGCTGGAGTAAAAGACAGCGTACTTGATATGACGCTAAATCTTAAACTTCTACACATTCAAAAAGACAGTAAAGAGCCATCTACTTTGACTTTAAGCGTAACCAAAAAAGGTAACGTAACGGCAAAAGACATAAAGGTTCCTGCCGGAGTTCAAATTTTAAACCCTAATCTATATATAACAAGCCTAGACGACAAAGCGAAGCTTGATATAGAAATCATCGTTGAAAAAGGTGTAGGATACATTCCGGTAGCAGAAAGAGATACTAAAGAGGATCCAATGAAAATATGGGTAGATACAATTTTCTCACCTGTAAAAAGAGTTAGATATGATGTTGAGGCTGCCAGAGTCGGTCAAATGACTAACCTGGACAAGCTTACAATTGAAATTGAGACTAATGGAAGTATGACATCTGAAGATGCACTTAAATTTTCAGCAAATGTACTTAAATCATACTTTGGTCTATTTGATAACTCTGATATGCCGGTAGAATCCGACTTCATGAGTGACATGCAAAGTATCAATGCTAAGCAAAGAGAAGCTGACAACCAAAAGCCTGCTCAAGAAAAATACACACCAATTGAAATCCTAGGATTATCGCCAAGGACACTCAATTCTCTTATAAATGGTGGTATCGGATCTATAGAACAATTGGTAAAATGTACAGAAAGTAAATTGACAAACCTAAGAGGATTCGGTAAAAAGGCTCTCACAGAAGTAGCCGCAGCTCTAGAACCAAGAGACCTCAAATTATCAGATGAAGATTAATTAAATACAATGCGACATCAAAAAAAGAACGACAAACTAAATACAGGGTCACAATCTCATACAAATGCCATAAAAAGAAATTTGGCTACATCAATAATATTGCATGAGCGCATAACAACTACTGCAAAAAGAGCAGCTGTGGTATCTCCAATAGTTGAAAAACTAATCACTATGGCGAAAAGCACAGATGAAATGAATGCAATTCGTAATCTAAATCAATTTTTGTTTGATAAGAACGCATGTCGTAAAGTCATGGAAGTGTTAAAAGATAGATACAAAGACCGAACTTCCGGTTACACACGTATTACAAAATTTAAAAGTCGCGCAGGTGACATGGCCCCTATGGTAATAGTAGAATTAGTTAACTAAAGATATGAAAACATACTCAGCAAAACAAAGCGAAATTCAAAGAAAGTGGTACATTGTCGATGCAAAAGACATGGTACTAGGTAGACTTGCAACAACTCTTGCCGTTACTCTACGTGGTAAAAACAAACCTACTTTCACTCCTCATCTTGATTGCGGAGATTACGTAGTCGTAATCAACGCAGGTCACATCAGACTAACAGGTAAAAAGGAGACAGATAAAAAATACTATTCTCATAGTGGATATATTGGAAATCTTAAGACTCAAACGGTCAAAGAAGTAAGAGCTAAAAAACCTACTAAGATTCTACATGATGCTGTAAGAGGCATGATTCCAAGGAATAAGCTGAGAGACCATGTAATGGACAAATTGAAGCTGTACGAAGGGGAAACTCATCCACATGAAGCACAACAACCGGAAGCTTTGAGCCTATAAAGTAATAATATTAAAACCTAACGGATGACACTAATGACAGAAAAAGTTAAAAAAACGGTGAAGAAGAAAACGGGGGATGAAGCTATGCCAACCGGACGAGTTGGAAAGTATCATCACGCAGTTGGCAAAAGAAAAAGAGCTGTAGCGGTGGTACGTCTATACGAAAAAGGTAATGGAAACATTTCAATCAACGGTAAGACAGTTGAAGAATTTGCGAATTCAAAAGATCTTGTAGAAGTTATCACGGCACCACTTAGATTGGTCGGTGCATTAAAAACTTATGACATCACAGTTTTGGTAAAAGGTGGTGGATTCAGAGGGCAGGTTGATGCTGTTAAGCACGCTATCTCTCGTTCACTTACAGGAGCTGACGCACTACTTCGTACATCATTAAAGAAAGTTGGATTTCTTACACGTGATTCACGTATCAAAGAAAGAAAGAAATTCGGACTTAAGAAAGCT encodes:
- the rpsD gene encoding 30S ribosomal protein S4, which encodes MSTFRGSKAKICRRLGINLFGSAKYEKILTKKGYPPGAHGRSKFSKKSEFGRQLDAKQTARFMFNVTEKQFGQYYKKADKMLGVTGEELIRFLERRLDNVIFRAGFAITRFQSRQIVSHGLVKLNGRRVNIPSISVKEGDEIEIRERSKSVKLFAENLETNKKYSAPGWLVVDQKKLTIKIKRLPEKDELEQAIDSQLIVEYYSK
- a CDS encoding DNA-directed RNA polymerase subunit alpha; the protein is MHQIQEEIGMPKITQVSSDGNRAVFEIGPLPTGYGMTLGNSLRRVLISSLPGSAVSAIKINGVAHEYAAIAGVKDSVLDMTLNLKLLHIQKDSKEPSTLTLSVTKKGNVTAKDIKVPAGVQILNPNLYITSLDDKAKLDIEIIVEKGVGYIPVAERDTKEDPMKIWVDTIFSPVKRVRYDVEAARVGQMTNLDKLTIEIETNGSMTSEDALKFSANVLKSYFGLFDNSDMPVESDFMSDMQSINAKQREADNQKPAQEKYTPIEILGLSPRTLNSLINGGIGSIEQLVKCTESKLTNLRGFGKKALTEVAAALEPRDLKLSDED
- the rplQ gene encoding 50S ribosomal protein L17, which translates into the protein MRHQKKNDKLNTGSQSHTNAIKRNLATSIILHERITTTAKRAAVVSPIVEKLITMAKSTDEMNAIRNLNQFLFDKNACRKVMEVLKDRYKDRTSGYTRITKFKSRAGDMAPMVIVELVN
- the rplM gene encoding 50S ribosomal protein L13, which produces MKTYSAKQSEIQRKWYIVDAKDMVLGRLATTLAVTLRGKNKPTFTPHLDCGDYVVVINAGHIRLTGKKETDKKYYSHSGYIGNLKTQTVKEVRAKKPTKILHDAVRGMIPRNKLRDHVMDKLKLYEGETHPHEAQQPEALSL
- the rpsI gene encoding 30S ribosomal protein S9, with translation MPTGRVGKYHHAVGKRKRAVAVVRLYEKGNGNISINGKTVEEFANSKDLVEVITAPLRLVGALKTYDITVLVKGGGFRGQVDAVKHAISRSLTGADALLRTSLKKVGFLTRDSRIKERKKFGLKKARKSPQWSKR